Within Spinacia oleracea cultivar Varoflay chromosome 4, BTI_SOV_V1, whole genome shotgun sequence, the genomic segment gcgcgcaaggcccaatgaGCCAGCAGCGAAAAGCCAGCCTGCAAGGCATGGCTGAGCGCGTGTGGAGAGCAGCGAAGGCAGCAAGCAAAGcagcaaggcccaaggcccatggctGTGATGCCCTTGTGCGCGCTGCTCGTGGGCTTGGTGCGTTTGTGGCCGGTaaaggccttgtgccttggccggccatgttataaccttagggttataacacaCCACCATTCACTTATTTTTTTTCCAACCAACTACATTCTAATTCTAAGTACCTTCAGTAAAACCTAATcaaagaaaccctaattctctctttgcctctGTTCAtactgttcttccctaaaagctaaaaactcttgagtgacgtctaagctacgaatctcaagacggatctgagcgtgtcggtgaaccaagtagaggaacgaaaattggagttctttgtgaTTTAGTCAAATGAGACAAAAGAgtattatttctaccacgaattttgagaacataatgtttgtttgctctaAATGgagtccttttggagattcatttccaagaTGACAAATGGGAAAAAATAGACCTCAAAAgtcttcgagtcgaacaacaaacataaacgggcaTTCAGAGGCTTTTATAAGTTCaatagaaaatccgaacacttattctctaaaggattttagaaatggctttaaagaatatatCTGTTAGAAGACTTTACATCAATTTTTTCATCAATTTTTACGAAAGCATTGATGAAAAAATTAGTAATAGGCGGCAAACAAATTGGAAAGTCAAACTGTGCTAGATGATGGAGGTGGCTCGGAGGAGAGAGGGCGGGGTGGTGGTGGAGCTGGCGGCTGGGAGGAGAGAGGGTGGGTGGTGGTGGAGATGGTCGAACTGTGCTAGAGCAATGTTGGAGTCGCTAGGAGGAGAGATGGCGGGTGGTGGTGGAGATGCCTTTGAGGAGGGAGAATGGGAATTTCCCAATTGATTTGTTTGACATGCCATTGTTGGAGGTTGGGTTTGGGGTTGGGAGGGATGGAGTGGTTGGGGAAAGGGAGACGTGACGGTGGAGGTGGGTGAGTGATTGATCAgagagaggaaagagaaaggagAAAGTTTAgaggtttttatttttatttttaaataatacttaattgtttttttaggtgcttaattaagttaattaagggttaatttaaatattaattgagAAAATAGTTGAATAAGGGCAAAAAAGTAAATTCACATTAATAGAGACTTAACAaaatggacggaaaatgctcattaagggcattTTTTGTTATTATTCCATACcccaggggtatttggtgcattcgggaaaaaataggggtatttagtgcattaacgcaaacctcatggtcatttcatgaaaaatccgaaaaaacaaAGAAGAAAGTTGAGAGTAGATAGGAAATTGCACTATTAGGTGAATAATAATAGGAGTTCAAAGCTTTATAAGTGTAGAATTTGTGTACATTTGGTATCGGGTACCTGGTCCCTAAACCGGTCCCATTGGCTACCCGATCCCAGAACTAGTACCAATGGGTACCCGGGTCTTAGGAAACTAGGTCTGGAATCGGAACCAGTTATGACCGCTTCCTAAAATTTGGAACCGGAACCGGACCCGCCGAATCCTTTGCAATTCCGGGTCCGATACCGGGTACCCAATATTTTTGCTCACCCTACTTAGAATATAGTATATCATTCAAAACTGAGAAGTTCAAGATAGGTATTCTGAGGATCTGTAAATAAAACACTACAAAATCACGGAACACAATCCATGGAAACAATCATATAATTGGTATACCGGAATCAGCTCAAGTTATGCCGGGTTGATTATTTTAGCACTAAGGATAAGACTAGTATAAAATATCGTATACAACAGAAATGTGCTTACTATGTGGATGtacagaagaagaagaaaaaaaaaaaaaggtgacATTCCCGCTTAATGTTTAGAGGTGGGAAAGCATCACTTGCATACTCACCATTTCTTAGGAAGTTTTGAATATGAATTAACGCCCTTCCCTGGAGCAATTTGAGGCCTTGAGACACTAAAAGCACAAAAAGACATCAGATTGTATATTTAGAAgcataatactccctctgtcccagaatactcgcaacgttttgattgtacacgcttgccaatgcacaactttgactattaatatctttaattatgtattataaaaacttataaaatattaatattttgaaaatatatattaagatgaagccaacaatatattatatgctaacaattattttcatatactataaataaaatagggtcaaagtgaaatatgtgaatagtgcaaaaagtcaaaccgttgcgagtattgtgggacagagggagtagacATTTGTAGAATCAACATACTTGTTACTTCGTGGTTGTTGTACAGCTCCTTTCCGTATAGCTGCCCGGTTTTTCATCGCTACACTGTTAGAGCAGccacaaagaaaaacaaaaggtcAAATTCTTTGAAGAAATGTCCAAGTCAATGATTCCTCAACTTATTTGAAGTTGAGCATGCCAAAGACCAGTGAGGATATATAGTAAGCGAATTTGAATAAGTATATTAACAATATGATAAACTGAAATTGTCCAAATACTCTAaagtccaaagtccaaaccaCAAATACAGAATTTTGCCTAAAATTTTGGTAACAGTGTGTAGTATTTAAATAGTTCTGCTCACAAAAAGATTAGAAACGTATTCTATTTTTCAGATAAATACCTGTTAAAATGTTCAGCTTTTGCCTTCTTAAAAATACTGCTCTTCCCATTGGTAAAGGTGCTTGATTCTCCAAATGCTAGATGCAATCATCATATCATATAACGAGAGAGAGTAAACAAAGTAGAATAGAagagtcaaataaataatttgaaCCTCAAGAAACAGCAAAGATACCTCCACAAAAGGTTCGCCTCTTAGACGAGGGGGGAACCTTTGCACATAACTGGATTTGACGACTTTGCTTTCCTGCAGtgcaaaaaatcagaaaaataaaACCTCTGCGGCGGCTTTTGGTTGAGCATATTTTGAAATCAGGTATGGGTTTGGTTCACTGTTTTTTAAAATCTGAAACCCGGGGGACCCACCTCTCATACCCCCTTGGTATCGGTTTCCCTTGCAAATTATGTAGTGCGTGTGTATCTAAACTCCAGTCTACCATAATTCTTGTTCTCCATCACCCGTCCAAGACTACACTACAACAATGTAACCACCATATTTCCACCACCGTAACAGCTACCCTAAAATCAACACCATTATCGTCTAAGTCATTAATACCACCGTAAAAATCACACCACCTAGCCACCAATTTTGCCGAAGCCATCAATGACCACCAACACCACCATAGTAAcccaaattatacaaattagaGTGCTCCAAAATATGGAAAACATACTATGGATAAAAATCCACCTAGATTGTAAATGGTCAATTTTGGCTATATAAGTTCCAGATTTGAACTTCAATAATGGTCAAAATCGATCACCAAAAATCAAATTTGTCGAGGAGGGGAAAGCAGATGTACGGAATGGCGGTAAGGGACGACGGAAAGCAAGAAATTACTGTGGTACAGATAATGCTATATTTCAAAATTTGAGTCTTCCACTTTTAACGTAGACTCTTTTAACGTAGGGAATTTTGAGGAAAGGGGGAAGAAGATCCGGAGAGTTGGTGAGGAGACAGAATATAGTAGTGGTAGGATTCAATTCAAATTTTTTTAACCAAACATGTGGAATAAGGTGTAGGGTTCAAGGTATCGTCCATTCTAAACCCATGGGTTTGATACCGAAACTCATAACTCATACCTTTGGTTGAACAAAACGGGGCCTGAGGTTACACCTCCATATAAGTTATATAGCAGGATGAAGCAAAGCATGACTGGAGTATAGAGGAGACTTACGGGCACTTTCATTCTTGTATGACTGTGTTAGTCGCTCTAATGATTCTTCTACGTTTTCATTGATTTCCTTCAACTTCGCCTGCAACAGAAAAACCTCAGTTAAAACTTTAGAATAAGCAAGTGGCATTCAAGAATTTAAATTAGTTATACATCACACCTTATGCGGTTATGCCTTTTCCAAAAGGGGTAAGATATAAACATCATAACAAGTAATAGAAAGCAAGCATCTGCATGATAAAAGTACATCACAAGTGTTAAATACCTGATACAATTGTCTCCAATTAAATGTCACCTTAAATTTTTTGACCCTCTCCACCACCACTTCAACACTCTTAGCACCAAATTCAGCCTCATAAAATTTCTTCCACAGTTTATCAGTAACTGGACTTAGATCCCGCTCCTGCAACACGTTCAAAACAATATACAATGTAAGACCTAACGGAGAAAAGAAATTTAACACACGAAGGCCAAGAAGAGATGATTCATCTTACAGATGTAGCATTTTCAATATGCATCAATTGCTCCACTGTACAATGGGGTAAAATGTGCTCAAGAAGATGTGAATCTGTTGGACCAACATCACCAATGTACCTAATGTTATCTATTGCAGTCTGAACACATAAATCAACCAGGGATGGAGCTTTTCCTTTCCCCAGTCGGTTTCTGTCAGAGACGTGTATATACCCCGATCTCATGTTTCCAGAGTCCTGCAATACACAAAAAAACTGAGAAACGAACAGTTAGAAAATCCCGAACAGAACAGTGCATCAAACACTCAAACACTGAGACATTAACACTTTTCACCCTTCCCTGCTACCTCTTAGGCCTCGCCTGGATTGGGGTCAGTGGTTTAGGAGAGAATTTTATGGGGGTAATCTTTACCAGGGACCAATTTAGGGTGTAAtttttcttttgagctaggttTGGCATCTAAAAGGGTGACAATTACCAGAGTACTTTTTGCTTCCCAGTTTCATTTAGTGTCAAATTATTTATCTCACTTCCAGCTTATTACTCCAATTTCTTCCTGGACAGTTGATCTCCATTTGATCTTTACATCCGAAAAAATCATCCAATACTTCTTCTTATCAAATTGAACATGCAAGTAAAATAAgtaatattttgattttaaaaaataagttgGTGAGACAGATCcagaatttttggaattttaaccaaattttttttgaatagtCGAAAATAATTGTTAAAATTGATAATAatacaaataaaaatttaaaggaAAACCTGATATCAAACAATTGAATACTTGGATAATTGAAGTTCATGTCCAGGGATTCATGGAAATAGAGAGAAGAGAATAAATTTTCTTAAATTTGAAATATCAATTCTACGGGATGAAGTGGTAGAATCCAGAAAATAAAATTgagtggaggagagagaaagagatatTTCCTAGAATAGGAGAGAGAAGGGAGATTAAGATGAAGGATGAGAAGGGAGTGAAGttacagaggagagagaaagagactgATAGTCTGGGACTATAGATCCGAAGAGAAGAGAAAAAAGTatggaggaaagagaaagaagaAAAGGAGTAGATTTTCATGGGGGAAATGTTACCCAGGGGGGTGGGTGGGAGATTATTACCCTTGTTTTGAGGGGAATAAGTTGCCCATTGAAATTATCACCATTAATCCAAACCTGTCAAAACTTCATAATTTTTCCTACGTTACTTTTTCCCCTCTTGTTCCTTGCAATCCAGGCAGGGCCATATATTCAAAAACATTAATGTTCAGCTACTTATTATGTAATAATACTAGCACCGTAAAAACAGGGGGTAAAAGAATCATCCTTTAGATGAAGTTAGATACACAAGTCTCCCACGAGTGGAACAGAGATGAACGGCCGGTAAAACAGATGTTATCAAACTggtattttctttttcctttcaaTTCAAAGGGGCTGACGTAGTGAGGGAAGGATAAAAAGGATTGCAGGGAGGAGAGAACCAAGTTagataacaaaaagaaaagccTGAACTATAAAAGTGTAGTGCTTCAGCATAGAAGTTTTGAACTTGCAGTGTCTCACCACAATCACATCACCCTTACTATCAACAGCAAAGAAACATCAGCCCTACTAATTAAAAATACATGTATGGGTACATCAAGATACAATTCTCAAACTCCTATACGGTTAAAAGTGGTGTAGTATTAATCATAGACGACATTAACTACATCTTTCATTCATCTTGTCAGATTCTCATGAACAAGAGATAGCACACCGTCACCTTTATCGAATACCAATTATCTATGAATTTGAAACAGCAACACTTTGATGCGCTGGTATTCTTTTATGGTATCCGCTCAAAAACAATTTTGAAACATGAAAATCCAAATCCAGAAGCAAAGTTTTTAACTCTATGCTATAATTTTGAGAGTTGAGACAAAATACTTGTACATTTCAACCACTAATCTGGCCTGCTTCCATCTTTTCTTTAATTGGGGAAAAATTATCAATGACAGAACAAGAGGTCAGCCAATAATTCACTTTGATCTTTTTACTACACACCACAAAGAATGAGAAGCacaatttgttttaattatttactaCACAATTATATCAGCATTGTTCTCTTGCTCTCCTCTTTCCTAGTAGTAACTTTTAGAACCCATTTTGGACAATCAGTACCAATACCAAACTAATGAGTACTAGTAAGAGTCAATGGCGTCCATTTTGGACACAAGCCTAATGAGTACCAATACCAAACTAATGAGTATAAATTGAGAGTATTTTGGGGAAAGTGAGAGTATGATAGtttctctagggttagagaatgacCTCCTTTACCTTGCCTCATGAGGGGTATATACATAGTGCCTTATTGGGCCTTTGAGGCTTTATGAGtgatattgggcttgagtgCGTCTTATTAGCTTTTGGGCTAAAATGGTATGCCCATTTTGGCAACCAAACAGTTACCTAACATTTTCCTTCTCCATTCTGATATCACAAATTTTCTTAATCTTTATGCTCAACCCaaatggtgcaagtaaaaaAATCTAAACACGGCGTCAGTAACTAGACACAGTAAGCTATATCCACGCCAAAgaatagaataaataacatgCAGGAAAAAGCTTCATACAATTTCAACTAAAGATGCATAAGAACGGAAGGTATTATAGAAGAGAAAATGATAGTATGGGACAAATGCTAAACTAAAGTAATGACATTTTTGCATAGCAAGTAGAAACCATCAAGACATACCAGCTGTTGTACAAAGATATTCAATGGATAAAGTGGCTGTACAAAGATATTCAATGGAAGAAGTGCTGGATCAGACTCCTGTGTATACTAGAATGTcaaaaacataaacaaaaaaagaaagaaaacagcAAAGACATATAAACCAGTACATGTAAATTGCAGCTTTACCCTTCAATAGCAGAGAAGCTATTTCTGACTAACCCTCAGTCAAATAAAAACCCTTAGCCCGACATATAGTAATTAGCCTATACAGTCATTAAATACAGTATACACAACTAACTCGTTTCTGGATGAAATGGAAAATTACAAATAAGTCTTCAATGAACTGCTGCGATAGTCCTGATAAACAATGAATACTTGTGCTCTACAAATTATCATATATTCAACTACCGATTCAATACTAATCTAGCTACTTTACGGGTAGAATTGCTCACAGAAGACAGCGTCATTTGTGTCACTTTTTCATTTTAGACTTTCTTTTTGGTATCATACTAAGCGTCTTCAGGAGGTTATTGAGATTTGTTTTGTTCTGGAGTGAGGGAAGACAACAGAGATCATTTATGAGGCGGGATAAGGCTTGTAGGCCAATGGAGGACGCCAGTCATTTGTGTCTAAGAACGTTTCTTTGGAGGGTAGATGGTTATTATGATTCTCTCTTAACCTCTATCCCGTTGACACCGAATCAACAGAAGCAAATAGGAATGGTTAGAAGCTATTCCAGGTAAACATGCCTTTTATCTAACTTAAGGATATCAATCTCCCAAGTATTTGTTATTTTCTTTCCCAAAATTGAATACGGATTAAATTTTGGCACAGTGTTACCTAATCCTCCAATCAGCCCACGAACTGCGAACCGAAAAAGCGAATTATAACATCAAAATGGTATAATTTTGGTCTAATTTAGCAAATTAGGTAGCGAATTGTGAACCCGTACCCAATCTCATACTAGCGAACCAGGTAACAGTGTTTTGGCAGGAACCCTGAACAGGATACTTGAATTTCTTCATTTCTCCCTTGTCTTGGGAAAGGGATTTCTAATTAAGAGACAACATGAGAAGTGGTTTTCTTGCATCTTCATGCTGTTCATCTACGGTATCATTTCCTGGCTTACATTGAATGGTATAGAACGAGATCACCATGctatatttcaattaattccttTTCAGTGGACTCCTGGCTTCTTTTTTATTGATgtatttatttcattcaataatTTTCCTTTATCTAAAACactaaacaatataattcagaAATTGTGTAAACTAATTAGACATAGAACAACACCAAAAACAAATTAAAGGTAACAAAAACCCAATAGAATACATTTAACAATTTGAAACTATCATTATCAGGCAAAATTCATCATCCGCACGTGAAAATTGGATCTTtaaatacaaataaaatcaatagaaaatccaaaaaaacaattaaaaaaaaaaatagataagCGAAGAAATTTCATACCGAGAATTGCAGCGCAGAGGAGAGGCTAGAGGTGGTGATACAAGATGCTGGGTTTGTTGGAGAGTTTTAACTGAGGAGGAAGGAGATGCAGAGCAGATGCGATCACGCGACTATGCGATTTGGAGGCGAGCCCGTCTACCAACCAAACCAATCCCTTCGTAGCCCGGTTTACCTATACTCCGTAAGACTCACCTTTTGGTCAAAACATGCTACTCCCTCCGGGTTTTTTAATTTGTTACGTttgacttttgcacgtttattaacatataatattttttttattattattattttaaatattttatattcCATCGTTAATCCTGATtcaattttttgaaaatatgaCATTAATTATCTCTTTGAATATAGTGTAAatcaacttttattttttattaaaaaaaaaaaaaaaaacccaagtaaacctcaatccactaatcattacaacaaccaataaaattgttttatttatcaaaatgaatcaataattgaaaaacacacagattgctaacttaacttacttggaaaattgtaaagaaatttaatgagttgaaaaaattagaccaattaaaattaaaagatggcacaaaaaatgatactccctccgttcctatttTATGCACCGCgaaaataagtttataaaaggaaagattctcccacgtaacaaatattgtgaaacaccctaaaaagaatatgtaacaaacaaaaagaaacggatggagtagtattttatgcacgcgatgcctTGCTCGTAGTTTGGCGCGGCCTCATGGCTGCTACCTTGCTCGCAGGCGCGGCCCATAGTGCTgcctttgcttgtcgagcgatgggtcggctcgcttgccggcttgtcgctcgtcgagcttccgattcgttttccgattccgaaattcattttcggttcgaacaaatatttacatttccgttaatatttccgattccggaaacaatttccttttccgacaatatttcgattccggtaatatttccgtttccggcaatatttccgattccagcaatatttctatttactataatattttccgatacgagccatgtttccttttccggcaacatctacgacttggataatatttatatttccgtcacgatccatatttccgtttccggcaatattatcatttttcggagtattctttattctgccttttgacgatttcagctcccactggatccgagatccgtcgtttccgaatgttcataaatggagtacttaatgaataatatattcacttaaatacttgatccgttcacgtactatttgtgtgaccctacgggttcagtcaagagtaagttgtggattaatattattaattccactgcactgaagcggcctctagctaggcattcagttcacttgatctcattgaatttattaacttgttaattaatatcgaaccgcatttattagacttagcattaaatgcatacttggaccaaggacttTATTTCCTTCCGTAATGGTATCAATGTTCTTGATAGATCTCCATTATTTACAGATGTTTTTGAAGGTTGGCACCACCTATTAACTATTTCGTGAATGGCCAACAATACAATATGGGATATTACCTCAATGATGGTATAAACCCAAAATGGGTGGCATTCATTCCCACAATATCCCTCCCCTAAACGAAAAGGATGACCTTTTTTTCcaaatcctaacacttataaagcttcatactttgattactattcacccaataTTGCATTTACGTTCATGCCCCtcatttccttctttgttttattttgtcttattcttaacaATAGAGCATTTAAGGTTTCACCCTTCCATTGCTATACAAAATGTATTGTTTTCTTTGGGTATAATTTCCTATATATTGTACCTTTGAACTATCAATTAAAACGCATATAGTTTCTATTTCCTGTTACATGTAAATCCAACATCTAACTTTAACATATCATTTCTAGCATTTACCATAAATTGTAAGTTCCTAGCTTTTaagtaacatttttacaaaaataattttgtatacctcgggggatcgtgcgcgctagcgcacgatccaacaactagttataAGAAATTTGACGAAAGGATGTGGAACGTGCATTTTACTTCAAGCTCGTTTTGCAATAACTTGTCAACTTGCTCTAGCTCGTAATACATCAATGCTTGAAAAGCTTATGATAGCTTGTGTTATTATACATAACATGGTTGTCGAAGATGAATGAGATacatatttaaattataagGACCCAAGTGAGTATGACCAAGAGGTGGAACAACCTTCATCCTCGAACAAAATAAATAATGGGgaacaatttcaatttcataaTGGTGCTGAGAAGATAGCAAATTTGGATGGTTACATGTCTAATAGAGTTCAAGTTCGTGACGAAGTTATGCATAGAGCCCTCAAGTCAGATCTAGTAGAACATTCGTGGCTCAAATATGGGGGTAATAATGGGGAGGGGGATAATAATAGGGAGTAACGGACTTGATATTGTAACTATAATCATATTTGTCTTTAGTCATTATGCTTAGTTTCTATAAATTATGTTATGTTTATCATATGTATTGTCGTATCCTTAAGATGTATTCTTGTATTATTGTATTCTTATGTTATTATAATGTAATTTCGTTTTAAGctatattttctttttaaacttttaattaaatatttatctaaTATTGATTAGTGTTTAATTATAAGTCATAATTTATTAagaactagtgtgtggctcAGGTGATGCCCCGAttgctactttgaataattaaaatttgagATCCTTTTTAAGCTTAATATTTGACAAAATACATGTATTCCATAAAAGTGAAAAAATTCATTaagttcgtcaactacacagGTACACTGCCTCATTTATCATGCCAactaatttttcaattagatcatcttacaattcgtataatttttttcctaatggaactaagtgcttcaaattaataaacacatAATTAGATTATGTAGAGAATTTTTATAGTTGACGCTTATGGGACTTGTGATACTAtgtttaattcatgattttcttaatactttaattattatttttattccaGTATATTCCATAGGGAATAAAAGGTAACGTGaatatttagttgttttagactttatgttaacatgtatttataaattaGTGTGCACAaataaacaacaattagtgAGTGGTTAATATGGTAATAAAAGTTATTTCCAGCCTCAAGGTTTTGTGTCCAAATgttattgtattgatttttggttgtgaaTGACAACACATTAACCATGTTGAGAGAATGACATGGCGTAAACGGGAGAGTTCTACGTGACACATAAACTTTATTAGCAacgctttttaatatattagtatagataaggTTTAAGATACTTAATGTATTTATTAATAATCATTT encodes:
- the LOC110782700 gene encoding uncharacterized protein, whose amino-acid sequence is MRSGYIHVSDRNRLGKGKAPSLVDLCVQTAIDNIRYIGDVGPTDSHLLEHILPHCTVEQLMHIENATSERDLSPVTDKLWKKFYEAEFGAKSVEVVVERVKKFKVTFNWRQLYQAKLKEINENVEESLERLTQSYKNESARKQSRQIQLCAKVPPSSKRRTFCGAFGESSTFTNGKSSIFKKAKAEHFNSVAMKNRAAIRKGAVQQPRSNNVSRPQIAPGKGVNSYSKLPKKW